One genomic region from Siniperca chuatsi isolate FFG_IHB_CAS linkage group LG18, ASM2008510v1, whole genome shotgun sequence encodes:
- the bmpr1bb gene encoding bone morphogenetic protein receptor, type IBb isoform X2 yields the protein MVEEEEGGLAVLTAGCLGLAGSEFQCRDTWNARSRRALECCTDQDYCNRDLHPTLPPLMTSDYVDSSIQYMALFISITVCSIILCLILVFCYFRYKRQESRPRYSIDLEQEETYIPPGESLKDLIEHSRSIGSGSGSGLPLLVQRTIAKQIQMVKQIGKGRYGEVWMGKWRGERVAVKVFFTTEEESWFRETEIYQTFLMRHDNILGFIAADIKGTGSWTQLYLITDYHENGSLYDYLKSNTLDVKALLKLAYSSISGLCHLHTEIYGTQGKPAIAHRDLKSKNILVKKNGSCCIADLGLAVKFNSDTNEVDIPPNLRVGTKRYMPPEVLDETLNRSYFQSFIMADMYSFGLIVWEMARRCISGGIVEEYQLPYHDLVPTDPSYEDMREVVCIKKQRPSFANRWSSDECLRQMGKLMSECWAHNPASRLTALRVKKTLAKMLESQDIKL from the exons atggtggaggaggaggaggggggtctgGCGGTACTCACTGCAGGTTGTTTGGGTCTTGCCGGCTCCGAGTTTCAGTGCAGA gacaCGTGGAATGCACGTTCGAGGAGAGCTCTCGAGTGTTGCACAGATCAGGACTATTGCAACAGAGACTTGCATCCTACTCTTCCTCCACTCATGACATcag attatgttGACAGCAGTATCCAGTACATGGCTCTCTTCATTTCAATCACAGTCTGCAGTATCATCCTTTGTCTCATCCTCGTCTTCTGCTACTTCAG ATATAAACGCCAGGAGTCACGGCCGCGCTACAGTATCGATCTGGAGCAGGAGGAGACCTACATCCCCCCTGGGGAGTCCCTGAAGGACCTGATAGAGCATTCCCGCAGCATCGGGTCTGGCTCTGGGTCAGGACTCCCTCTACTG GTGCAGCGCACCATCGCCAAGCAGATTCAGATGGTTAAGCAGATTGGAAAAGGGCGATATGGAGAGGTCTGGATGGGcaagtggagaggagagagagtggcTGTAAAAGTCTTCTtcaccacagaggaagagagctgGTTCAGagagactgaaatatatcagaCCTTCCTGATGAGACATGACAATATACTGG GATTCATAGCAGCAGATATTAAAGGAACCGGCTCGTGGACTCAGCTCTACCTAATTACAGACTACCATGAGAACGGATCGTTATATGACTACCTCAAGTCCAACACCTTGGACGTCAAGGCTCTGCTGAAACTGGCCTACTCCTCCATATCAGGCCTCTGCCACCTGCACACTGAGATCTATGGCACACAGGGCAAACCAGCCATCGCACACAGAGACCTGAAGAGTAAAAACATCTTGGTAAAAAAGAACGGATCCTGCTGTATAGCAGACCTTGGACTAGCTGTCAAGTTTAACAG TGACACCAATGAGGTGGATATCCCTCCCAACCTACGAGTTGGTACGAAGCGCTACATGCCGCCTGAAGTGTTGGATGAGACCCTGAACAGGAGCTACTTCCAGTCTTTTATAATGGCTGACATGTATAGTTTTGGCCTCATCGTTTGGGAGATGGCCCGACGTTGCATCTCTGGAG GCATTGTGGAGGAGTATCAGCTGCCCTATCATGACCTTGTGCCCACTGATCCTTCCTATGAGGACATGAGAGAAGTCGTCTGCATTAAGAAACAAAGACCTTCATTTGCTAATCGTTGGAGCAGTGATGAG TGCCTGCGGCAGATGGGAAAACTGATGTCGGAGTGCTGGGCTCACAACCCGGCCTCTCGCCTCACAGCCCTGAGGGTGAAGAAGACCCTGGCGAAGATGTTAGAGTCCCAAGACATCAAACTGTGA